A stretch of Aythya fuligula isolate bAytFul2 chromosome 1, bAytFul2.pri, whole genome shotgun sequence DNA encodes these proteins:
- the LOC116496233 gene encoding probable UDP-sugar transporter protein SLC35A4 gives MAVYGSHAPLLTLCKVDGTIPFSSSSVVVLVELTKLVLSLFFLLTWDRQLLGVAVSWHHVIPFALSALLYAANNNLVVHMQLFMDPSTYQVLSNLKIVSTALLYSLFLRQRLCMRKWLALFLLMAAGVSYSLGGLQDPEDSSSPSRMQLHITLVGLLLISVYCLISGLSAVYTEAILKTQALPLSLQNLVLYFFGVLLNLIGHFWSSTERGFLEGFSSWVLVIVVSQALNGLIMSVVMKHSSNITRLFVISCSILVNAVLSVMLFNLQLTLLFFVAVLCIGLAVHLYYGVT, from the coding sequence atggCTGTGTATGGCTCCCACGCTCCCCTCCTGACCCTGTGCAAGGTGGATGGCACAATCCCATTCAGCTCTTCATCCGTCGTGGTTCTCGTCGAGCTGACAAAGCTGGTgctctccctcttcttcctgctgaCCTGGGACCGGCAGCTGCTGGGAGTTGCTGTGTCCTGGCACCACGTCATTCCCTTTGCCCTTTCTGCCCTGCTCTATGCTGCAAACAACAATCTGGTGGTTCACATGCAGCTCTTCATGGATCCCAGCACCTACCAGGTCCTGAGTAACTTAAAGATTGTCAGCACTGCGCTCCTCTACAGCCTCTTCCTGCGTCAAAGACTCTGCATGCGCAAGTGGCTGGCACTCTTCCTCCTGATGGCTGCTGGGGTGAGCTACAGCCTTGGAGGCTTGCAGGACCCAGAGGACTCTAGCAGCCCCTCCAGGATGCAGCTGCACATCACGCTCGTGGGCTTGTTGCTGATTTCGGTGTACTGCCTGATATCAGGTTTGTCAGCTGTCTACACAGAAGCTATCCTGAAAACCCAGGCTCTGCCTCTCAGCCTTCAGAACCTCGTCCTTTACTTCTTTGGGGTCCTGCTCAACTTGATCGGCCATTtctggagcagcacagagagaggtttcttggagggcttttcctcCTGGGTGTTGGTGATCGTGGTCAGCCAGGCCTTGAACGGCTTGATCATGTCTGTGGTCATGAAGCACAGCAGTAACATCACCAGGCTCTTTGTGATCTCCTGCTCTATCCTGGTCAATGCCGTACTGTCTGTCATGCTCTTCAACCTGCAGCTCACCCTCCTCTTCTTCGTTGCTGTCCTGTGCATCGGCCTTGCTGTTCACTTGTACTATGGGGTCACATAG